From the genome of Scytonema hofmannii PCC 7110, one region includes:
- a CDS encoding pyridoxal-phosphate dependent enzyme produces MLNQITQNTYSALSHLECAKSHKIYDADKLNNVSAVGSPLLARYDLKKVQRSITKFEISTRPPNMWRYRELLPVREHRHIVSMAEGYTPMYELPKLAQFLGLGQLLLKDESTNPGDTFKARGASVAVSRAVELGAKTLAIATNGNAGEALAMYGARAGIPTVVIMPADAQQVSQKMCAILGARTYLVQGQISDAAKIVQRGVEDVGRCLAMSGSSSSCTWCAKTA; encoded by the coding sequence ATGCTAAACCAAATAACACAAAATACTTATAGTGCGCTTTCTCACCTTGAATGTGCCAAATCCCACAAAATTTACGATGCTGACAAACTTAACAATGTTTCTGCCGTGGGTTCCCCCCTTCTAGCACGCTACGATCTTAAGAAAGTCCAGCGTTCTATAACCAAGTTTGAGATCTCAACAAGACCACCAAATATGTGGCGTTACCGCGAATTGCTTCCGGTGCGCGAACATCGCCATATTGTTTCAATGGCAGAAGGCTACACGCCTATGTATGAATTGCCCAAACTCGCTCAATTTCTTGGATTAGGGCAATTACTGCTCAAGGACGAAAGTACCAATCCTGGTGATACATTCAAAGCGCGAGGAGCTTCAGTAGCAGTCTCTCGGGCAGTAGAACTTGGAGCGAAAACTTTAGCGATTGCTACTAACGGTAATGCTGGTGAGGCATTAGCTATGTATGGAGCGCGAGCGGGTATACCTACCGTAGTCATTATGCCCGCTGATGCTCAACAAGTATCTCAGAAGATGTGTGCGATTTTGGGTGCTCGTACCTACTTGGTTCAGGGACAGATATCTGATGCGGCAAAAATCGTTCAACGTGGTGTCGAAGATGTTGGAAGGTGTCTTGCTATGTCCGGAAGCAGCAGCAGTTGTACCTGGTGTGCGAAAACTGCTTGA
- a CDS encoding GAF domain-containing protein, translating to MTLSIEQDLQLRLDQENLLRRIINSIHQTLDLNDILRATVEEIRSLLRTDRVMLYKFHDDSSGQVIAESIDNNRLPSLLGLNFPADDIPLHARKMFMKARSRSVVNVDTRQIGQSPLRNLVTGEATSGDITYRPVDPCHVEYLTAMGVKSSLIMPIFHQEELWGLLASHHSEPRSVPESEIEAVQIVVDQLSVAIAQSHILTKAQARAQREAVLDRITTLLHSMPSLELQSALKETVEAFSGTGGRLCIRHQAFSLQNDTVKSLADCLNEENPSIELYTCGWQPVMPEVAKYQYMEQYSVWQERHKSRNSDVWAITDIYQTSELRNLQIAFQPTKIRSIIMIPLQYRQQLLGYLSVFRNEIDTETLWAGQFDPDQRQLYPRLSFEVWRESKKAQACEWTVEEIELAQAIGKQFTLFIQQHEIYQQVQAFNANLFQNLFG from the coding sequence ATGACTCTCAGCATTGAACAAGATTTACAATTGCGTCTAGACCAAGAAAATTTGCTACGCCGCATAATAAACAGCATTCATCAAACTTTAGATTTAAACGATATTCTTAGAGCAACAGTAGAGGAAATTCGTTCTTTACTGAGAACAGATCGAGTCATGCTCTATAAATTCCATGATGATAGTAGCGGTCAAGTGATTGCAGAGTCTATAGATAACAATCGGTTACCATCGTTGTTGGGATTAAATTTTCCTGCTGATGACATTCCGCTTCATGCTCGGAAAATGTTTATGAAAGCACGATCGCGTTCTGTTGTGAATGTTGACACGCGACAGATAGGTCAAAGCCCTTTGCGTAATTTAGTAACTGGAGAAGCTACATCAGGAGACATAACATACCGCCCTGTCGATCCTTGCCATGTCGAGTATTTAACGGCAATGGGGGTGAAGTCTTCTCTCATCATGCCAATTTTTCATCAAGAAGAACTCTGGGGATTGTTAGCTTCCCATCACTCAGAACCGCGTTCAGTACCTGAGTCGGAAATTGAAGCCGTGCAGATAGTGGTAGATCAGTTGTCTGTCGCGATCGCACAAAGTCACATTCTCACCAAAGCCCAAGCAAGAGCGCAAAGGGAAGCAGTACTCGATCGCATAACAACCCTACTGCATTCAATGCCAAGTCTTGAATTACAGTCAGCGTTAAAAGAAACTGTTGAGGCGTTTTCTGGGACTGGCGGTCGGCTTTGCATCAGACATCAAGCCTTTAGCTTGCAAAATGACACTGTGAAAAGTTTGGCAGACTGTCTGAACGAAGAAAACCCTTCCATTGAACTTTATACCTGTGGTTGGCAACCCGTGATGCCAGAGGTGGCAAAATATCAATATATGGAGCAATACAGTGTCTGGCAAGAACGCCACAAATCTCGTAACTCTGATGTTTGGGCGATTACAGACATTTACCAAACATCCGAATTGCGAAATCTGCAAATTGCTTTTCAACCCACTAAAATTCGCAGCATCATAATGATACCACTGCAATATCGTCAGCAGTTGCTTGGATATTTAAGTGTTTTCCGGAACGAAATTGATACCGAAACTCTATGGGCTGGTCAGTTTGACCCCGATCAACGGCAATTATATCCCCGTTTGTCATTTGAGGTGTGGAGAGAATCTAAAAAGGCGCAAGCTTGTGAATGGACTGTTGAAGAAATTGAACTAGCCCAAGCCATAGGTAAGCAATTTACTCTCTTCATTCAGCAACACGAGATTTACCAACAAGTGCAAGCCTTTAATGCCAACTTATTTCAGAATTTATTTGGCTAA